In the genome of Deltaproteobacteria bacterium, one region contains:
- a CDS encoding branched-chain amino acid ABC transporter permease has protein sequence MIDFIQNTVDGVMFGSSYALLAIGFTIVFGVMRRLNLAFGASIMLGAYIGTWLHVHYQVHVLVVALTTVASTILVGIYVERLCFHAVRRDAALASMVSSFVIWMQLEEAAIHLLPERTYAFPGLFAAGSYEAGPFLFRTEQTAMLVLAAVMVGALHLLLHRTRFGLALRATSENPLAAAYMGIHRTWTILCAFVLMSLAGGVAGFAILATDQQITPFFGLWATFKGLIAMMLGGMGSLPGAILGGLLLGVVEAHALWYLGAEYRDLSAFLLLFAMLVSRPGGLLGQRILSREELAFRRV, from the coding sequence TTGATCGACTTCATCCAGAACACCGTGGACGGGGTGATGTTCGGCTCGTCCTACGCGTTGCTGGCCATCGGGTTCACCATCGTGTTCGGCGTGATGCGCCGGCTCAACCTCGCCTTCGGCGCCAGCATCATGCTCGGCGCCTACATCGGAACGTGGCTCCATGTGCACTACCAGGTCCACGTGCTGGTGGTGGCCCTGACGACGGTGGCCTCCACCATCCTGGTCGGCATCTACGTCGAACGCTTGTGTTTCCACGCCGTCCGCCGCGACGCCGCGCTGGCGTCCATGGTGTCGAGCTTCGTGATCTGGATGCAACTGGAAGAAGCCGCGATCCACCTGCTGCCCGAGCGCACCTACGCCTTCCCGGGCCTGTTCGCGGCCGGCTCCTACGAGGCCGGCCCCTTTCTCTTCCGGACGGAGCAGACCGCGATGCTGGTGCTGGCGGCGGTCATGGTGGGCGCCCTGCATCTCCTGCTGCATCGCACCCGTTTCGGTCTGGCGTTGAGGGCGACCTCCGAAAACCCGCTGGCCGCCGCGTACATGGGCATCCACCGGACATGGACCATCCTGTGCGCCTTCGTACTGATGTCTCTGGCGGGCGGAGTCGCCGGCTTCGCCATCCTGGCGACGGACCAGCAGATCACCCCCTTCTTCGGGCTGTGGGCGACCTTCAAGGGCCTCATCGCCATGATGCTGGGCGGCATGGGCTCCTTGCCGGGCGCCATCCTGGGCGGCCTGCTGCTGGGCGTCGTCGAGGCTCATGCGCTGTGGTACCTGGGCGCCGAGTACCGGGACCTGAGCGCGTTCCTGCTGCTCTTCGCCATGCTGGTGTCGCGTCCGGGCGGGCTCCTGGGCCAGCGGATCCTGAGCCGGGAGGAGTTGGCGTTCCGGCGGGTTTGA